Proteins encoded in a region of the Stieleria neptunia genome:
- a CDS encoding tetratricopeptide repeat protein, with translation MTRVRSIHRPNPTLAAPPRDTGTRQRVRVGQRGDAFFGGRARALRCFGKDAEPEGSRPAANNLRNTGKKCFTALPVAVVLLSWLCCTAGCRAIHGIGESRQSIAARKLSRQGLQKMRVGKWTDAEQLFGEALALSDKDDRAHRGLAETYWNRGQRVSAIEHMEKAVALSAGDPRLVGRLGEMYLQEGQLEKAVTQSEIALASERNSAEIWTLRGDCLRQKGNEEEALAAYHRALALQPDYIDAKLHVAELYLNGNQYDRILATLDQLDPVGDESAAPTRVHMLRGIAMRNLNRPELAAKHFAKAAESDPRRAEPHLQLAAIELEKGRPDQASRSIARAFELDPQLVETSGWNAYLMSPEQLAAQQSDDETRR, from the coding sequence GTGACACGCGTGCGTTCGATCCACCGCCCCAACCCGACCCTCGCGGCGCCGCCGCGCGACACCGGCACCCGCCAGCGTGTGCGGGTCGGCCAACGCGGTGACGCATTTTTTGGCGGCAGGGCGAGAGCCCTCCGGTGTTTTGGCAAAGATGCGGAACCGGAGGGCTCGCGCCCTGCCGCTAACAACTTACGAAACACCGGAAAAAAATGCTTCACAGCGTTGCCGGTCGCCGTGGTGTTGCTGTCATGGCTGTGTTGCACCGCAGGCTGCCGTGCGATCCATGGGATTGGCGAAAGCCGACAATCGATCGCCGCGCGAAAGCTGTCACGCCAGGGGCTGCAGAAAATGAGGGTCGGCAAGTGGACCGACGCCGAACAATTGTTCGGCGAAGCCCTGGCCCTGTCGGACAAAGACGATCGGGCGCATCGCGGTCTGGCAGAAACCTATTGGAATCGGGGGCAACGGGTTTCGGCGATCGAGCACATGGAAAAGGCGGTCGCGTTGAGTGCGGGCGACCCGCGTTTGGTCGGCCGACTCGGCGAGATGTACCTGCAGGAAGGGCAGCTCGAAAAAGCGGTGACGCAAAGTGAAATCGCGTTGGCCTCCGAACGCAACTCCGCCGAAATCTGGACCCTCCGCGGCGATTGTCTGCGTCAGAAAGGGAACGAAGAGGAGGCGTTGGCGGCCTACCATCGCGCACTCGCCTTGCAGCCGGATTATATCGACGCCAAGTTGCATGTCGCCGAGCTGTATCTCAACGGCAATCAGTACGATCGCATCCTGGCAACGCTGGACCAGCTCGATCCGGTCGGCGACGAGTCCGCCGCGCCGACCCGGGTGCACATGCTGCGGGGAATCGCGATGCGGAATCTGAATCGCCCCGAACTGGCCGCCAAGCACTTTGCCAAGGCCGCCGAAAGCGACCCGCGACGCGCCGAACCACACCTGCAACTCGCGGCGATCGAACTCGAAAAGGGACGTCCCGACCAGGCCAGCCGATCGATCGCCCGTGCGTTCGAACTCGATCCGCAACTGGTCGAAACGAGCGGCTGGAACGCGTACCTGATGTCACCGGAACAGCTGGCGGCGCAGCAATCCGATGACGAGACGCGGCGCTGA
- a CDS encoding cation diffusion facilitator family transporter, whose product MSLSPPRDEASIAVRDRVYIDAKRAAIWGLSVNVVLVVAKLSGGLVLRSSALVADAVNSIGDVTSSVAVRAALHVAEQEEDDDHPYGHTKAESIAGFGVSLLVMFGAGILTIETIRRFSAAPTIPHWSAGVIAAVCSVIKEVVFRYTSQVAKRLDSAALRATALDHRSDALGSGAIAISLFAAPYLGGFGPFVDPVAALCVCGVLIMTSAKMFLAIAAELMDQQADAETVAKVRDIAADVDQVKEIEKLRVRKSGLEYFIEIHVQVDGQLSVDQGHRIGHEVKNRLLANMPRVRDVHLHIEPWDG is encoded by the coding sequence GTGTCGCTCAGTCCCCCACGAGACGAAGCATCGATCGCGGTCCGCGATCGTGTTTACATCGACGCCAAGCGTGCTGCGATCTGGGGGCTGAGCGTCAATGTTGTGCTGGTCGTCGCCAAATTGTCCGGCGGGCTGGTTTTGCGAAGTTCCGCATTGGTCGCCGACGCGGTCAACTCGATCGGGGACGTGACCAGTTCCGTCGCCGTTCGCGCGGCGTTGCACGTCGCCGAGCAGGAAGAGGACGACGATCATCCCTACGGGCACACCAAGGCCGAGTCGATTGCGGGGTTCGGCGTTTCGTTGTTGGTGATGTTTGGGGCCGGGATCTTGACGATCGAGACGATCCGTCGATTTTCTGCGGCACCGACGATTCCGCATTGGTCGGCCGGTGTGATCGCGGCGGTTTGCTCCGTCATCAAGGAGGTCGTGTTCCGGTACACGTCACAGGTGGCCAAGCGGCTCGATTCGGCAGCGCTTCGCGCCACGGCGTTGGATCACCGCAGCGACGCGTTGGGTTCGGGGGCGATCGCGATCAGTTTGTTTGCCGCGCCGTATCTGGGCGGATTCGGACCGTTCGTGGATCCCGTCGCGGCACTTTGTGTTTGCGGCGTGTTGATCATGACCAGTGCCAAAATGTTTCTGGCGATCGCGGCCGAATTGATGGACCAGCAGGCAGACGCTGAAACGGTGGCGAAGGTGCGTGACATCGCGGCGGATGTCGATCAGGTCAAAGAGATCGAAAAGCTGCGGGTCCGCAAGAGCGGACTGGAGTATTTCATCGAGATCCACGTTCAAGTCGACGGCCAGTTAAGCGTCGATCAAGGCCACCGCATCGGGCACGAAGTCAAGAATCGATTGTTAGCAAACATGCCCCGGGTCAGGGACGTGCATCTGCATATCGAACCGTGGGACGGGTAA
- a CDS encoding fused MFS/spermidine synthase, with the protein MSKSISGQPSSPSQTESAGTGSAHGRSMIWFAATILLGAFLVFQVQPIISKCVLPWFGGTPAVWTTCMLFFQLLLFGGYLYAHVLRTYCNPFAQAVIHLLLLSAAALALPIEPSDAWKPTGSETPTLYLLWMLASHVGLPYFVLSSTGPLVQAWLSFHDNSERVYRLYALSNAGSLFALLSYPFLFEPVLSVSTQSSMWSLLFCLFALVQGYVAISLFRINDDSIRPSQTSPSNDSPTPALPSTPISANIQAAWIALPALASVMLLVVTNHVCQDIAVVPFLWVLPLSLYLASFIVCFDSPQWYRPKPIAAVTLAALALIQGKTLLPGSIQLIAEASCYMLMLFGACLLCHGEVARLKPGTDKLTKYYAMLSAGGALGGVIVAIICPLLLNNHAELPFFVALVTALTFLLFFACKTWNRTEYDWAAAARLKYGAIVLMIAPILTMAFVSNNRTIASQRNFFGVLKVREKPLGTCLVHGSTLHGMQRYAPNQSQPTTYYGYESGVGHVIKELQQQHPSLRIGIVGLGCGVLTTYGRPTDHFDLIEINPAVIDIADRYFTFMKDCPSRMTRHLGDGRLVLERMPDAKFDLLVLDAFSSDAIPAHLLTRESMALYKNRLAKGGVLAVHTSNNHLELSPLVHNLSRDAELESRMLEGIGDDSIGTTHSTWMIIAQPGHAIFQAPALAAATTATADQLRDAPLWTDQHHNLVSVLRLWQ; encoded by the coding sequence ATGTCCAAATCCATTAGCGGCCAACCGTCATCACCCTCACAAACCGAATCTGCCGGCACCGGTTCGGCGCACGGGCGGTCGATGATCTGGTTCGCCGCAACGATCCTGCTCGGCGCGTTCCTGGTCTTTCAAGTCCAACCGATCATCAGCAAGTGCGTGCTGCCCTGGTTCGGCGGCACCCCGGCGGTCTGGACGACGTGCATGCTGTTTTTCCAGCTCTTGTTGTTCGGCGGCTATCTGTATGCCCACGTGCTCCGTACGTACTGCAATCCGTTCGCCCAGGCCGTGATTCACTTGCTGCTGCTGAGCGCCGCGGCACTGGCGTTGCCCATCGAACCCTCCGATGCGTGGAAGCCGACCGGCAGCGAGACGCCGACGCTGTACCTGTTGTGGATGCTGGCCAGTCACGTCGGATTGCCGTACTTTGTTCTCTCCAGCACCGGACCGCTCGTCCAAGCCTGGCTCAGCTTTCACGACAACAGTGAACGCGTCTACCGGCTGTACGCCCTGTCCAACGCGGGATCGCTGTTCGCGCTGCTCAGCTATCCGTTCCTGTTTGAACCGGTGCTTTCGGTCTCGACACAATCCAGCATGTGGTCGCTGCTGTTCTGCCTGTTCGCGCTCGTCCAAGGTTACGTCGCGATCAGCTTGTTCCGCATCAACGACGACTCGATCCGTCCATCTCAAACAAGCCCATCGAACGACTCTCCCACGCCGGCACTCCCTTCGACTCCGATTTCCGCCAACATCCAAGCAGCATGGATCGCGCTGCCCGCGCTCGCCTCGGTGATGCTGCTAGTGGTCACCAACCACGTTTGCCAAGACATCGCCGTCGTGCCGTTTCTGTGGGTGCTTCCACTCAGCCTGTATCTGGCCAGCTTCATCGTTTGCTTTGATTCGCCACAGTGGTACCGTCCCAAGCCGATCGCCGCGGTCACGCTGGCCGCGCTGGCACTGATCCAAGGCAAGACACTGTTGCCGGGCAGCATCCAGTTGATCGCCGAAGCCTCCTGCTACATGCTGATGCTGTTCGGCGCATGCCTGCTATGCCACGGCGAAGTCGCCCGGCTGAAACCGGGAACCGATAAATTGACGAAGTATTACGCGATGCTGTCGGCCGGAGGCGCACTCGGTGGTGTGATCGTTGCGATCATCTGCCCGCTGCTATTGAACAATCACGCCGAACTGCCGTTCTTTGTCGCCCTGGTTACCGCGCTGACGTTCCTGTTGTTCTTCGCCTGCAAGACCTGGAATCGCACCGAATACGACTGGGCCGCCGCGGCGCGATTGAAGTACGGTGCGATCGTGTTGATGATCGCGCCCATCTTGACCATGGCGTTTGTTTCCAACAATCGAACCATCGCATCGCAGCGCAACTTCTTCGGCGTGCTGAAAGTCCGTGAAAAACCGCTCGGCACCTGCCTGGTCCACGGCAGCACCCTCCATGGGATGCAACGTTACGCTCCGAATCAATCTCAACCGACCACCTATTACGGATACGAAAGCGGAGTCGGCCACGTCATCAAAGAACTGCAGCAACAACATCCTTCGCTGCGGATCGGTATCGTCGGACTCGGTTGCGGCGTGCTGACCACCTACGGGCGCCCGACGGACCATTTCGATCTGATCGAAATCAACCCGGCGGTCATCGACATCGCCGATCGATACTTCACCTTCATGAAAGACTGTCCGTCCCGGATGACACGCCACCTCGGAGACGGCCGGCTGGTGCTGGAGCGGATGCCCGACGCCAAGTTTGACCTGCTCGTCCTCGACGCCTTCAGCAGCGACGCAATTCCCGCCCACCTGCTGACGCGCGAGTCGATGGCGCTGTACAAAAACCGATTGGCCAAAGGCGGGGTGTTGGCCGTGCACACGTCCAACAACCACCTGGAACTTTCACCGCTGGTTCACAACCTCAGCCGCGACGCGGAGCTGGAAAGTCGCATGCTCGAAGGCATCGGAGACGACTCGATCGGGACGACCCACTCGACCTGGATGATCATCGCCCAGCCGGGACACGCGATCTTCCAAGCCCCCGCGCTGGCCGCCGCCACGACAGCGACCGCCGACCAACTGCGTGACGCGCCCCTCTGGACCGACCAACATCACAACCTGGTCAGCGTGCTGAGACTCTGGCAATAA
- a CDS encoding flagellar biosynthesis anti-sigma factor FlgM: MQIYGPYRVSTTQSASNVQSTSQVDRGSGASKLDQASSPASAGPVDQLDLSQAATSANRVEGNASVAGEGIRFERVAELRRQIADGSYDSPERMDAALDRFLDLLG, encoded by the coding sequence ATGCAGATTTACGGTCCCTATCGGGTTTCCACCACGCAATCCGCTTCCAACGTCCAGTCCACCTCGCAAGTCGATCGCGGCTCGGGTGCCTCCAAGCTCGACCAAGCCTCGTCGCCGGCGTCGGCCGGCCCGGTCGACCAGCTCGATCTTAGCCAGGCGGCCACCTCGGCCAATCGCGTCGAAGGCAACGCGTCGGTCGCCGGCGAAGGCATCCGATTTGAACGGGTCGCCGAACTGCGGCGGCAAATCGCCGACGGTTCCTATGACTCGCCCGAACGGATGGACGCGGCACTGGATCGATTTTTGGACCTGTTGGGTTGA
- a CDS encoding lactoylglutathione lyase family protein, whose product MTYPRTFSHIGISVTDLDQAVEFYTKTLGWYVIMPPTEIVSDDSAIGVMCDDVFGQGWGRFRIAHLATGDRVGIELFEFENAQKPDNNFEYWKTGVFHFCVQDPDVEGLAKKIVENGGKQRMPVREYYPDEKPYRMVYCEDPFGNIIEIYSHSYELTYSAGAYQGGSD is encoded by the coding sequence ATGACCTATCCCCGCACGTTTTCTCACATCGGCATTTCGGTCACGGATCTGGATCAAGCCGTCGAGTTCTACACCAAAACATTGGGATGGTATGTGATCATGCCCCCGACGGAAATTGTCTCCGATGACTCCGCGATTGGAGTGATGTGTGACGATGTGTTCGGGCAGGGTTGGGGGCGGTTCCGAATCGCTCACTTGGCCACCGGTGACCGGGTCGGCATCGAACTGTTCGAGTTTGAGAATGCCCAGAAGCCGGACAACAACTTTGAATACTGGAAGACCGGCGTGTTTCACTTTTGCGTCCAGGACCCTGATGTGGAGGGCCTGGCGAAGAAGATCGTCGAAAATGGCGGGAAGCAGCGGATGCCCGTCCGCGAGTACTATCCCGACGAAAAGCCTTACCGGATGGTTTACTGTGAAGACCCGTTCGGAAACATCATCGAAATCTATTCTCACAGCTATGAACTGACCTATTCGGCCGGTGCATACCAAGGCGGTTCGGACTGA
- a CDS encoding CNNM domain-containing protein yields the protein MIFFAIVLFLFGLVLSAFFSGSETGMYRVSRTRLVLDGLDGSRSARALIWVLNRPVLFVATALVGNNLANFLTSFAIVLAVIALFGDSSAAELIGPILMTPVVFVFGELLPKHWFFQAPYRLLTLVRPVLLLATVLFLPVSILLGVLAAALGALTGQTPFRISVAMARGELTQLFRAGEEAGILHSGQRSLAGQLFDVGNELAVSFAVPLERLATVELPIDKVATAAAARRQNHPIVLVQQKKKIVGYLRYSELATGKAQVEIRPVIRVSQSERHLTTLLKLYDVASEVALLCDDNDEVRSVVTRRQLLQPMNK from the coding sequence ATGATCTTCTTCGCCATCGTGCTGTTCTTGTTCGGTCTCGTCTTGAGCGCGTTTTTCAGCGGCAGCGAAACCGGAATGTATCGCGTCTCTCGAACCCGGTTGGTGCTCGACGGCTTGGACGGTTCACGCAGCGCCCGGGCGCTGATTTGGGTCTTGAATCGACCCGTGTTGTTCGTCGCGACGGCACTGGTCGGAAACAACTTGGCAAACTTTCTGACCAGTTTCGCCATCGTCCTGGCCGTCATCGCACTCTTCGGCGACTCCTCTGCGGCCGAACTGATCGGACCGATCCTGATGACGCCGGTCGTTTTTGTGTTCGGAGAACTGCTGCCCAAGCATTGGTTCTTTCAAGCCCCGTACCGGCTTTTGACACTGGTGCGACCGGTGTTGTTGTTGGCCACAGTGCTGTTCCTGCCGGTGTCGATTCTGTTGGGCGTGCTGGCCGCCGCGCTGGGGGCGTTGACCGGCCAGACGCCGTTTCGAATCTCCGTCGCGATGGCACGCGGCGAGCTGACGCAATTGTTCCGCGCGGGGGAAGAAGCGGGCATCCTGCACTCGGGCCAGCGTTCACTGGCCGGCCAACTGTTCGACGTGGGGAACGAACTGGCCGTCTCGTTCGCCGTCCCGCTGGAACGATTGGCCACGGTCGAGTTGCCGATCGACAAGGTCGCCACCGCCGCGGCGGCCCGTCGTCAGAACCATCCGATCGTGTTGGTCCAACAGAAAAAGAAAATCGTCGGTTACCTCCGGTACTCCGAGTTGGCGACCGGCAAAGCCCAGGTGGAAATCCGACCGGTGATCCGAGTCAGCCAGTCCGAACGTCACCTGACGACGTTGCTGAAGTTGTATGACGTCGCCAGCGAAGTCGCGCTGTTATGCGACGACAACGATGAGGTCCGCTCCGTCGTCACCCGACGTCAGCTGCTGCAACCGATGAACAAGTAA
- a CDS encoding CNNM domain-containing protein: MSELLQYVGWLVPMAVLILLSALFSGSEAALFSLTLRQRRQLRRSGVGGRIADRMLSDSDKLLSAILFWNLLINMTYFAIASIVASRLDGSEDAGASVALLFTSASLLAIIFFSEMLPKSLALLAPMQTSVLIAPPLGLAVRLVSPLLPIIKTSNLLASRLLWPSFQPENEIDLADIERAVELGTDDAALLARERLALQNLVAIAETRASELMRPRSRLHLVESPIKAETLFAQSPPGGYAIITDESGETMIGALGVRMLRPSQIDHFEDLVEPVIYVPWSARVARVLDLLNENDLSVAIVVDEYGDGIGALSIDRIFRRMLAPEHDQFEEDTDSAAIEQLEPDLYRVAGGISLRQLAKQLAVTIPDESVATVAGFIQRHNERLPRLGDQAMLEDYLLTVVEDQEGALRIEVRRQSGSGATPSQDERDYR, encoded by the coding sequence TTGAGCGAGCTGTTGCAGTACGTCGGCTGGTTGGTGCCGATGGCGGTTTTGATTCTGCTGAGTGCATTGTTCAGCGGCAGCGAAGCGGCCCTGTTCTCGTTGACCTTGCGACAGCGCCGGCAACTGCGTCGCAGTGGCGTCGGCGGCCGGATCGCCGATCGGATGCTCAGCGATTCAGACAAGTTGCTGTCGGCGATTCTGTTTTGGAATCTGCTGATCAACATGACCTACTTCGCGATCGCTTCGATCGTCGCCAGTCGACTCGATGGCTCCGAGGATGCCGGGGCAAGCGTGGCGCTGTTGTTCACGTCGGCGAGTTTGTTGGCGATCATTTTTTTCAGCGAGATGTTGCCCAAGAGTCTGGCGTTGTTGGCCCCGATGCAGACGTCGGTGTTGATCGCGCCGCCGTTGGGTTTGGCGGTCCGGCTGGTCAGTCCGTTGCTGCCGATCATCAAGACCTCGAACCTGTTGGCCAGTCGATTGCTTTGGCCGTCGTTTCAGCCCGAAAATGAAATCGACTTGGCGGACATCGAGCGCGCCGTGGAACTGGGCACCGACGACGCCGCGCTGCTGGCGCGGGAGCGTTTGGCGCTGCAGAATTTGGTCGCCATCGCGGAAACGCGGGCGAGTGAGTTGATGCGTCCCCGCAGCCGTTTGCACTTGGTCGAATCCCCGATCAAAGCAGAAACCTTGTTCGCCCAATCACCGCCGGGCGGCTACGCGATCATCACCGATGAATCCGGCGAGACGATGATCGGTGCCCTGGGAGTCCGAATGTTGCGGCCGAGCCAGATCGATCATTTCGAAGACCTGGTGGAACCGGTGATCTATGTCCCCTGGTCCGCTCGTGTGGCGCGTGTCTTGGATCTGTTGAATGAGAATGATCTGAGCGTCGCGATCGTGGTCGACGAATACGGCGATGGGATCGGAGCGCTGTCGATCGACCGGATTTTTCGGCGGATGCTCGCGCCCGAGCATGACCAATTCGAAGAAGACACGGATTCGGCCGCGATCGAGCAGTTGGAGCCCGATTTGTATCGTGTCGCCGGCGGCATCTCGCTGCGTCAGTTGGCCAAGCAACTGGCCGTCACCATCCCCGACGAATCGGTGGCCACGGTCGCCGGGTTCATCCAACGGCACAATGAACGCTTGCCGCGTCTGGGTGATCAAGCCATGCTGGAAGACTATCTGTTGACGGTCGTCGAAGACCAGGAAGGGGCGTTGCGAATCGAAGTCCGGCGGCAATCGGGATCGGGTGCAACGCCTTCACAAGACGAACGGGATTACCGATGA
- a CDS encoding addiction module protein produces MSLQESLRALAPDQKLAIVTQLWDDLAASATLTLPEDELAEMTRRREELLLNPEIAMDADEVWRRVDGD; encoded by the coding sequence ATGTCGCTTCAAGAATCACTTCGTGCACTCGCGCCCGATCAAAAACTCGCGATCGTTACCCAGCTTTGGGATGACTTGGCGGCATCAGCGACCTTGACATTGCCCGAAGACGAACTGGCGGAGATGACCCGCAGGCGCGAAGAACTGCTTTTGAACCCAGAAATCGCGATGGACGCCGACGAGGTTTGGCGACGGGTTGATGGCGACTGA
- a CDS encoding TIGR03960 family B12-binding radical SAM protein, protein MINHQRRKLLESRVWPHVQTPAQYVGGERNIVVKDHRGVRGKLAVGFPDAYTIGMSHHGLQVLYSLMNRRDDWCAERVFTPWPDMEQLLRQHQIPLYTLETFTALSEFDVVGLSLQYEISSPNVLTMIDLGGIPLESVDRTMNDPLLVAGGPCCQNPEPMADYFDVMITGDGEPALPTICDLWLEIKESYRRSDGTWADGEEGKQQRSDALAKVANTLEYAYVPRFYQPVYKDGRIASLDRVRDDVPTTFAPSVISDLDGIPLPTDPIVPYIECVHDRIALEIMRGCPHLCRFCQSTVIKRPLRIREVDTIVDAAWESYLNTGHNEISILSLSSSDYPHFEPLVKRLHEVFKPLGVNISVPSLRVNDQLRSLPQLIGTDRRSSLTLAPEVARDDMREQIRKKIKNSDLIEGCRNAFQNGFDSVKLYFMCGLPGERPVDLDGIVDLAETIATVGKEVKGRYARVTASVSNFVPKAHTPYQWNGMQSREYFHWAHKYMWSRRKIRSVNIKCHNVETSLLEGVLSRGDRRTGNAIRLAWERGARMDGWTEHLDPDRWWSAIEDAGIDVQRQVHEKYELLDKLPWDHVNVKFGRAYLEKEQGRATVQLQALAGAT, encoded by the coding sequence ATGATCAATCACCAGCGACGCAAACTACTTGAATCCCGCGTTTGGCCGCACGTTCAAACACCGGCCCAGTATGTCGGCGGCGAACGAAATATCGTTGTCAAAGACCATCGCGGCGTCCGCGGAAAACTGGCCGTCGGCTTTCCCGATGCCTACACGATCGGGATGAGCCATCACGGATTGCAGGTGCTCTACTCGCTGATGAACCGCCGCGACGACTGGTGTGCCGAACGCGTTTTCACCCCCTGGCCGGACATGGAGCAATTGCTCCGACAACACCAGATCCCCCTGTACACCCTGGAAACCTTCACCGCGCTGTCGGAATTTGACGTCGTCGGGCTCAGCCTGCAATACGAAATCAGCTCCCCGAACGTCTTGACGATGATCGACCTGGGCGGGATCCCACTGGAATCGGTCGACCGCACGATGAACGATCCGCTGCTGGTCGCCGGCGGACCGTGCTGCCAAAACCCCGAGCCCATGGCGGACTACTTTGACGTCATGATCACCGGCGACGGCGAACCCGCCCTGCCGACGATCTGCGACCTGTGGCTGGAGATCAAAGAGAGCTACCGCCGCAGCGATGGAACCTGGGCCGACGGCGAAGAAGGAAAACAGCAACGTAGCGACGCCCTGGCCAAAGTCGCCAACACGCTCGAGTACGCCTACGTGCCCCGGTTTTACCAACCGGTCTACAAGGACGGCCGCATCGCATCACTCGATCGCGTCCGTGACGACGTCCCCACGACCTTTGCCCCCAGTGTGATCAGCGACCTGGACGGAATCCCGCTGCCCACCGATCCGATCGTGCCGTACATCGAATGCGTTCACGACCGGATCGCACTGGAAATCATGCGCGGCTGCCCACACCTGTGCCGGTTCTGTCAAAGCACCGTCATCAAACGCCCGTTGCGAATCCGCGAAGTCGACACGATCGTCGATGCCGCCTGGGAAAGTTATCTGAACACCGGCCACAACGAAATCAGCATCCTCTCGCTCTCCAGCAGCGACTACCCGCATTTCGAACCGCTCGTCAAACGGCTGCACGAAGTCTTCAAACCGCTCGGCGTCAACATCAGCGTCCCCAGCTTGCGGGTCAACGATCAATTAAGATCGCTGCCCCAATTGATCGGCACCGATCGACGCAGCTCGTTGACCCTCGCCCCCGAAGTCGCGCGGGACGACATGCGCGAACAAATCCGCAAGAAGATCAAAAACAGCGACCTGATCGAGGGCTGCCGCAACGCGTTCCAGAACGGATTCGACAGCGTCAAACTGTACTTCATGTGTGGCCTGCCCGGCGAGCGACCGGTCGACCTGGACGGGATCGTCGATCTGGCCGAAACCATCGCCACGGTCGGCAAAGAAGTCAAAGGACGCTACGCACGCGTCACCGCCAGCGTGTCAAACTTTGTCCCCAAAGCCCACACGCCGTACCAATGGAACGGCATGCAAAGCCGCGAGTACTTCCACTGGGCGCACAAGTACATGTGGAGCCGCCGCAAAATCCGCAGCGTCAACATCAAGTGCCACAATGTGGAAACCAGCTTGCTCGAAGGCGTCCTCAGCCGCGGCGATCGACGCACCGGCAACGCCATCCGCCTGGCCTGGGAGCGCGGCGCGCGAATGGACGGCTGGACCGAACACCTGGATCCCGATCGGTGGTGGTCCGCCATCGAAGACGCCGGCATCGACGTCCAACGACAGGTCCACGAAAAATACGAACTGCTTGATAAATTGCCCTGGGACCACGTCAACGTCAAATTCGGTCGCGCCTACCTGGAAAAAGAACAAGGCCGGGCCACCGTCCAACTCCAAGCTCTCGCTGGCGCCACGTAA
- a CDS encoding Fur family transcriptional regulator: protein MAELSDSTSETANSNSETVATKVEPLEVSLSPQERFSEYLQSRGLRQTSQRKFLIDQVFSQHEHFDAEELIERLPRRGEANYVSTATVYRTLRECVDAGLLNSFQLDGRTVYDHDYGYPQHDHLYCTRCRKLLEFQSDELVEIRDQMAALHGFRVESHRMIISGVCRECSRRRRKKRKQDLV from the coding sequence ATGGCTGAATTGTCGGACTCGACCTCCGAAACGGCGAACTCGAATTCCGAAACGGTTGCGACGAAGGTCGAGCCGTTGGAGGTTTCGCTTTCGCCCCAAGAACGGTTCAGCGAGTACCTGCAGTCGCGCGGGCTGCGGCAAACCAGCCAGCGTAAATTCTTGATCGACCAGGTGTTCAGCCAGCACGAGCATTTCGACGCCGAAGAGTTGATCGAACGGCTGCCACGGCGGGGGGAAGCGAACTATGTCAGTACCGCGACCGTCTACCGCACCTTGCGTGAATGTGTCGACGCCGGGCTGCTCAACAGTTTTCAACTCGACGGCCGCACCGTCTACGACCACGATTACGGCTACCCCCAGCACGACCACCTGTACTGCACACGGTGCCGAAAATTGCTGGAATTTCAAAGCGACGAACTGGTCGAAATTCGTGACCAAATGGCCGCCTTGCACGGTTTTCGCGTCGAATCCCACCGGATGATCATCAGCGGCGTGTGCCGTGAGTGCTCGCGGCGGCGACGCAAGAAACGCAAACAGGACCTCGTCTAG
- a CDS encoding Rieske (2Fe-2S) protein, which yields MSEFESVGKVDDFEIGRGKAVPVDGRMVAVFRQEDGSWHAIDDLCPHMGASLAEGHVEGTTVTCPWHAWRFCIADGTWEDNPRVKTDCFEVKVEDDEVWVREIETE from the coding sequence GTGAGCGAATTTGAATCAGTTGGCAAAGTGGACGATTTCGAGATCGGCCGCGGAAAAGCGGTCCCCGTTGACGGCCGCATGGTCGCCGTGTTTCGCCAGGAAGACGGCAGCTGGCACGCGATCGACGACCTGTGTCCCCACATGGGGGCGTCGTTGGCCGAAGGGCACGTCGAGGGGACCACGGTCACGTGCCCCTGGCACGCCTGGCGATTCTGCATCGCCGATGGCACCTGGGAAGACAATCCGCGGGTCAAAACGGATTGTTTCGAGGTCAAGGTCGAAGACGATGAGGTTTGGGTCCGCGAGATCGAGACGGAGTGA